The following coding sequences are from one Humulus lupulus chromosome X, drHumLupu1.1, whole genome shotgun sequence window:
- the LOC133805569 gene encoding uncharacterized protein LOC133805569 translates to MNGWTDKSFTGLLEILCDMFPKNNVLPDSMYSVRKFLRNFDLKYEKIDACINDCCLFRKEKAKMDVCPKCSVSRWKVDKHTKNVKVGEAAKVLRYFPIIPRLKRLFRSKEMAENLRWHFTHKSIDGKMRHPVDTPAWDSINERWPEFNLEPHNLRFGLAADGINPYKSLSSTYSCWPVMLVIYNLPPWFCMRDENTFLSLLIPGRKQPGNDIDIYLEPLIEDLNKLWNNGVHTYDAFDKSFFNLKAMLLWTINDFPAYGNLAGCTTKGKTACPICGNDTCATRLKHSKKISYQNTRRFLLFDHPYRSKKAWFNGATEERGPPKVLSGSEIVEELNQITNDFGKNMNPKKRSRDNKVEGMWKKKSIFFNLPYWEVLLVRHNLDVMHIEKNVCDSIISTLLDLNGKSKDHLNARLDLKDLGITKALHPVEKDGIIRLPAASYTLSRSEKKMFCQRLFDLKLPDGYSSNISNCVVVEERKLMGLKSHDFHVLMQQLLVVAIRGLMEDGPREAIIRLSKFFNGICQHVVDVKEIIELEAEVVETICMFERYFPPSFFDPMVHLVVHLGREVLLCGPVQFRWMYHFERYMKLLKGYVIQPTHPEASIAERYIADESMRFCASFFKQSNDEGSFIGHNKYNDSDVILEGRPLHRGVTVTLNDKDLASAHRYFSTAEFDAMLSRVAHGPGKAVISYKGYVINGQRFHTKDAERTTQNSGVYMEATTMCRSSAKDDAQLADVVGYYGCNWAHVGKGVKKVDWYTLVNLHQGQKEFVREPFILASQAKQIFYARENENSNWYNMETRKKKQDGSLVNEKD, encoded by the exons ATGAATGGTTGGACAGACAAAAGTTTTACTGGACTATTAGAAATCCTTTGTGATATGTTTCCCAAAAACAATGTACTTCCTGATTCCATGTACTCAGTTaggaaatttttgagaaattttgatTTGAAATATGAAAAGATTGATGCTTGTATTAATGATTGTTGCTTATTTAGAAAGGAGAAGGCTAAAATGGATGTTTGTCCTAAGTGTAGTGTTTCTAGATGGAAAGTTGATAAACACACAAAGAATGTTAAAGTTGGTGAGGCTGCCAAAGTTTTGAGGTATTTTCCGATAATACCCCGATTGAAAAGATTGTTTAGATCAAAAGAAATGGCTGAAAACTTAAGGTGGCATTTCACTCATAAAAGTATTGATGGGAAGATGCGACATCCAGTGGATACACCTGCTTGGGATTCCATTAATGAAAGATGGCCAGAGTTTAATCTTGAACCACACAACCTTAGGTTCGGACTAGCTGCTGATGGAATTAACCCCTATAAAAGTCTAAGCTCCACTTATAGTTGTTGGCCAGTGATGCTTGTTATCTATAATTTACCACCTTGGTTTTGCATGAGGGACGAAAATACATTTTTGTCATTATTGATTCCAGGTCGTAAACAACCTGGAAACgatattgatatttatttggagcCTCTTATTGAAGACTTAAACAAATTGTGGAATAATGGAGTGCATACTTATGATGCATTCGACAAAAGCTTCTTCAATTTGAAGGCAATGTTGCTGTGGACAATAAACGATTTTCCTGCATATGGAAATCTTGCTGGGTGTACAACCAAAGGCAAGACAGCTTGCCCGATTTGTGGTAATGATACATGTGCAACTAGGCTGAAACATAGTAAAAAAATTTCATACCAAAATACTAGGAGATTTCTCCTATTTGATCATCCATATCGGTCTAAGAAAGCATGGTTCAATGGAGCTACAGAAGAAAGAGGCCCCCCTAAAGTTTTGAGTGGCAGTGAAATTGTTGAAGAACTAAATCAAATTACCAACGATTTTGGAAAaaatatgaatcccaaaaaaaggAGTCGGGATAATAAGGTGGAAGGAAtgtggaagaagaaatctatatTTTTCAATCTACCATATTGGGAG GTTTTGTTAGTTCGTCATAATTTGGATGttatgcatatagaaaaaaatgtgtgtgatagtatTATTAGCACATTGTTGGACTTGAATGGAAAATCCAAAGATCATCTTAATGCTCGATTGGATTTAAAGGATTTGGGTATCACGAAGGCCTTACATCCGGTGGAGAAAGATGGGATTATACGACTTCCAGCAGCATCTTACACACTTTCTAGATCAGAGAAGAAAATGTTTTGCCAAAGGTTATTTGATTTAAAGTTACCTGATGGTTATAGCTCAAACATTAGTAATTGTGTAGTAGTTGAGGAACGTAAGTTGATGGGGCTTAAGTCTCATGATTTCCATGTCTTAATGCAACAATTGCTGGTAGTGGCCATTCGAGGATTGATGGAGGATGGTCCAAGAGAGGCAATTATAAGACTTAGCAAATTTTTTAATGGAATATGCCAACATGTGGTTGACGTAAAAGAAATCATAGAATTGGAAGCAGAAGTAGTTGAAACAATTTGTATGTTTGAAAGATATTTTCCTCCTTCATTCTTCGACCCTATGGTACATTTAGTTGTTCACCTTGGACGAGAAGTGTTATTATGTGGTCCTGttcaatttcgatggatgtatcaCTTTGAAAG ATATATGAAGTTACTTAAAGGGTATGTGATCCAACCTACACATCCCGAAGCATCTATTGCTGAACGTTACATTGCAGATGAGTCAATGCGCTTTTGTGCATCATTTTTTAAACAATCTAATGACGAAGGTTCCTTCATTGGACATAACAAATATAATGATAGTGATGTGATACTTGAAGGTCGTCCACTTCATCGTGGTGTAACTGTTACACTAAATGATAAGGATCTAGCTAGTGCACATCGCTAT TTTTCTACTGCAGAATTTGATGCTATGTTATCAAGAGTAGCACATGGTCCTGGTAAAGCAGTCATATCCTATAAGGGATATGTTATTAATGGGCAGCGATTTCATACTAAGGATGCAGAGAGAacgacacaaaatagtggtgtttaTATGGAAGCAACAACAATGTGTAGATCTAGTGCTAAAGATGATGCACAATTGGCTGATGTTGTAGGATATTATGG GTGCAATTGGGCACATGTTGGCAAGGGTGTAAAGAAGGTTGATTGGTATACTCTTGTAAACCTACACCAAGGACAAAAAGAGTTTGTTAGAGAACCATTTATACTTGCTTCACAAGCTAAACAGATATTTTACGCAAGggagaatgaaaattcaaattg GTACAATATGGAGACTAGAAAAAAGAAGCAGGATGGAAGTTTAGTCAATGAAAAGGATTGA
- the LOC133805570 gene encoding G-type lectin S-receptor-like serine/threonine-protein kinase LECRK3, with protein MFPGSELRGVIRVDTQELQASSALKTHFSRLVLGFPEPGWVAEWISTENKCDPVGLCGLNSYCILNNSSKETDCSCLPGFDFIDPNQKNLGCQRNSSIDSCASDHEKVFRVAEFDELEWENNSYSVVSYMNKTDCQEDYLRDCNCMVALFGKQQCSKQMVPLRFAKPETEGLITTIVKVPYGGDYGSHSNMPPKKGHRKNTIVFVLACIIVVLTILLFSLLRELEIATSGFIHKLGRGSFGTVFKGTINLPNGERAIAVKRLEKVAGEGEVEFQNEMRSIGRTHHRNLLRLLGYCHEGSNRLLLYEYMTNGSLANFLFKSEVKPKWNERVNMAFGIAKGLLYLHEECENQIIHCDINPNNILIDEKRTVKIVDFGLAKLLRPDQTRTTIGIKGTRGFVAPEWQKNMAITSKVDVYSFGVVLLVIISCRPHVDLSVHEREAILVEFTYDCVRANEVRNLVQLQDDEDVDEEELLRMVKIGLWCIEEEPNIRPAMKKVVAMFEGTVDIPLPPGVASYNGTSYHSASYNNGVHVI; from the exons ATGTTCCCAGGGTCGGAACTCAGAGGGG TTATAAGAGTTGACACACAAGAATTACAAGCTTCATCTGCACTGAAAACACATTTCAGCCGACTAGTGCTTGGGTTTCCTGAACCAGG CTGGGTTGCTGAGTGGATTTCAACTGAAAACAAGTGTGATCCTGTTGGCTTGTGTGGCTTGAATTCATATTGCATTCTTAATAATAGCAGTAAAGAAACTGATTGTTCTTGTCTTCCTGGTTTTGATTTCATTGATCCTAACCAGAAAAACCTTGGCTGCCAAAGGAATTCGAGCATAGATAGTTGCGCAAGCGATCATGAAAAGGTGTTTCGTGTTGCTGAATTTGATGAGCTTGAATGGGAAAACAACTCATACTCAGTCGTGTCTTACATGAACAAGACTGACTGCCAAGAGGATTACTTGAGAGACTGTAATTGCATGGTGGCTTTGTTCGGAAAACAGCAGTGCAGCAAACAAATGGTTCCACTGAGATTCGCCAAGCCTGAGACAGAAGGCTTAATAACAACCATAGTCAAAGTGCCTTATGGTGGTGACTATGGTTCCCATTCCAACATGCCTCCCAAGAAAGGCCACAGAAAAAACACCATTGTCTTTGTCCTTGCTTGTATAATAGTTGTTTTAACCATCTTATTATTTTCTCT ATTGAGAGAACTTGAAATTGCCACAAGTGGCTTCATCCACAAATTGGGCAGGGGTTCTTTTGGGACAGTCTTTAAAGGAACAATAAACTTGCCAAATGGTGAGAGAGCCATTGCTGTGAAGAGACTAGAGAAAGTTGCAGGAGAAGGAGAAGTCGAATTCCAAAACGAAATGAGATCAATTGGAAGAACTCACCACAGAAACTTACTTAGGCTTCTTGGTTACTGCCATGAAGGATCAAATAGGCTTCTACTATATGAGTACATGACCAATGGATCACTAGCAAACTTTCTCTTCAAATCTGAGGTAAAGCCAAAGTGGAATGAAAGAGTTAATATGGCTTTTGGCATAGCTAAAGGACTCTTGTATCTTCATGAAGAATGTGAGAATCAAATCATTCATTGCGACATAAATCCCAACAACATACTTATCGACGAAAAACGTACAGTTAAGATTGTAGACTTTGGATTGGCTAAACTACTAAGGCCAGATCAAACAAGGACAACAATTGGGATCAAAGGAACAAGAGGGTTTGTTGCACCAGAGTGGCAGAAGAACATGGCTATCACATCTAAAGTTGATGTTTATAGCTTTGGAGTTGTCTTGTTGGTGATCATTTCTTGTCGTCCTCATGTTGATTTGAGTGTTCATGAGAGAGAAGCCATTTTGGTGGAGTTTACCTATGATTGTGTCAGGGCTAATGAAGTGAGAAATCTTGTGCAACTGCAAGATGATGAAGATGTGGACGAGGAAGAGCTGCTTAGAATGGTCAAAATTGGGTTGTGGTGCATTGAAGAAGAGCCAAATATTCGTCCTGCAATGAAGAAGGTGGTGGCCATGTTTGAAGGGACTGTTGATATCCCTCTTCCTCCTGGTGTAGCTTCTTACAATGGTACTTCTTACCATAGCGCTTCTTATAACAATGGTGTCCATGTGATTTGA